From a region of the uncultured Draconibacterium sp. genome:
- a CDS encoding helix-turn-helix domain-containing protein, translating to MDHNFIQNLTLIVQENLQNEDFGPEKLVKIIGKSHSTIHRRVKEYSGQSISQFIRAIRLNTARELLLNDEYTIAEISYKVGFGSPAYFNKCFHDEFGMPPGEFKKKFRSKKTGTRHHRLFYLLPVLLLFVFFLIPNHRFSLLANKNTTEKTIAILPFNYLGSEKEKQHFSYVMMLEITSKLSMVENLVVLSIPAIDTDKKEPNNQLVKKLGVNYLLKGNLHIAGNKMKLIVNLTNTKNGEIEWSETFNSGLENILEVESNISQAIAQQVNAFITPDEKARMRKIPTLSSEANDFYQSGRAAHMEYWQNNSDLESLSKAEDYYQKALNNDSTFAQAYVGLAQIAYDKTTWSDIFKNTYLDTVLSLANRALSFDNTLSDAYTLRGDYYRAQFSDKAIVQYQQALHFNPNSWQAYYGLGNFYLLKNSSKSAQNILEATKRRRGSEYPIMLDKLVFIFILNGLFDEGQELINRKLSWDNDSVYYYRRLALIAEYNEHFEKATEYALKARAIDSTNLNTNNLLAFNYVLLKDYEKATFYNQRILQISNNINFKQNNEHHRIGYVYLVNGDTLTATKYFHRQIDASQKLIAMGNAEEALYDLAAAYAILNEKDKAFENLREIQQQTTNLWFIYFYMKNDPLLNAIRNEPEFQEILYQVKTKAETERAKLKNWADQQELFRPPSLDT from the coding sequence ATGGACCACAACTTCATTCAAAATCTCACCTTAATTGTTCAGGAGAACCTGCAGAATGAAGATTTTGGCCCAGAGAAGCTTGTTAAAATCATCGGGAAAAGCCATTCCACCATCCATCGGCGGGTAAAAGAATATTCCGGACAAAGCATCAGTCAGTTTATACGGGCAATACGATTGAATACAGCCAGGGAATTACTTTTAAACGACGAATATACGATTGCCGAAATTTCATACAAAGTTGGTTTTGGGAGCCCTGCCTATTTTAATAAATGTTTTCATGATGAATTTGGAATGCCTCCGGGAGAATTTAAAAAGAAATTCAGGTCGAAAAAAACAGGAACCCGACACCATCGTCTTTTTTACCTTCTACCAGTTTTGCTGCTCTTCGTATTTTTTTTAATTCCCAATCACCGTTTTTCTTTATTGGCCAATAAAAACACTACTGAAAAAACAATTGCAATATTACCATTTAACTATTTAGGATCGGAAAAAGAAAAGCAACATTTCTCTTATGTAATGATGCTCGAAATTACCAGTAAACTATCGATGGTTGAGAATCTGGTAGTTCTTTCAATTCCAGCGATTGATACTGACAAGAAAGAACCGAACAATCAGCTGGTCAAAAAACTGGGGGTAAATTATCTGCTCAAAGGCAACCTCCACATTGCAGGCAACAAGATGAAATTGATTGTTAACCTTACCAACACAAAAAATGGAGAAATTGAGTGGTCGGAAACCTTTAACTCCGGTCTTGAAAATATATTAGAAGTAGAAAGTAATATTTCTCAGGCAATAGCTCAACAGGTAAACGCTTTTATAACTCCCGATGAAAAAGCGCGAATGAGAAAGATACCTACCCTCAGTTCCGAAGCCAACGACTTTTATCAGTCGGGGCGGGCTGCACATATGGAATACTGGCAAAACAACTCCGATCTTGAATCGCTAAGCAAGGCAGAAGATTACTACCAAAAAGCATTGAACAATGACTCTACCTTTGCGCAGGCCTATGTAGGACTGGCCCAAATTGCGTACGATAAAACCACATGGTCCGATATTTTTAAAAATACTTATCTCGACACTGTTTTAAGTCTTGCGAACAGAGCCTTGTCGTTCGATAACACGTTATCAGATGCTTATACATTGCGAGGTGATTACTACCGTGCCCAATTTTCGGATAAAGCCATTGTGCAATATCAACAGGCTTTGCACTTTAATCCAAATAGCTGGCAGGCTTATTATGGTTTAGGTAATTTTTATTTATTAAAAAACAGTAGTAAGTCGGCGCAGAATATTCTTGAAGCAACAAAACGGCGCAGAGGGTCGGAATACCCTATAATGCTAGACAAACTGGTTTTTATATTTATTCTGAACGGGTTGTTCGACGAGGGGCAGGAACTGATTAACCGAAAACTATCGTGGGACAACGACTCGGTGTATTATTACCGGCGATTGGCGCTCATTGCAGAATACAACGAGCATTTTGAAAAAGCCACCGAATATGCACTGAAAGCAAGGGCCATCGACTCAACCAATTTAAATACAAATAACCTGTTGGCTTTCAATTATGTCTTACTTAAAGATTATGAGAAAGCGACATTTTATAATCAAAGGATCTTACAAATCTCCAACAATATCAATTTTAAACAAAACAACGAGCATCATCGGATAGGTTATGTATACCTCGTAAATGGCGATACGCTAACCGCAACAAAATACTTTCACCGGCAAATTGATGCCAGCCAAAAGTTAATTGCAATGGGAAATGCAGAAGAAGCTCTTTACGATCTTGCTGCAGCTTACGCCATTTTAAACGAAAAAGACAAGGCTTTCGAAAACCTGAGAGAAATACAACAACAAACCACCAACCTCTGGTTTATTTATTTCTATATGAAAAATGACCCGCTGTTAAATGCTATTCGCAACGAACCGGAGTTTCAAGAAATTTTATACCAGGTAAAAACCAAGGCCGAAACAGAACGTGCCAAACTAAAAAACTGGGCCGATCAACAAGAATTATTTCGCCCGCCATCACTTGACACATAA
- the rpsO gene encoding 30S ribosomal protein S15 codes for MYLTSEKKQELFAKHGQSAQDTGSAEGQIALFSLRINHLTEHLKKNKKDHSTRRALIKLVGKRRSLLDYLIKKDIERYRAIIKELNLRK; via the coding sequence ATGTATTTAACATCAGAAAAAAAACAAGAGCTTTTCGCCAAACATGGCCAATCAGCTCAGGACACAGGTAGTGCAGAAGGTCAGATTGCATTGTTCTCGTTAAGAATTAACCACTTAACAGAGCACCTGAAAAAAAACAAAAAAGACCACAGCACACGTCGTGCATTGATTAAATTAGTAGGTAAACGTCGTAGCTTACTCGATTATCTGATTAAAAAAGATATCGAACGTTACCGTGCGATTATCAAAGAATTGAACTTACGTAAGTAA
- a CDS encoding polyribonucleotide nucleotidyltransferase: MVNATVKTIELADGRTITIETGKLAKQADGSVVVRMGDTMLLATVVSAKEAKEDVDFMPVSVDYREKFSAAGRFPGGFLKREARPSDDEILVARLVDRALRPLFPDDYHAETAVMISLISVGKDEMPDALAGLAASAAIAVSDVPFETPISECRVARINGEYVINPTRVQMEEADLEIMVGASYENIMMVEGEMNEVSEEVMLEAIKVAHEEIKKQCKVQEELAAELGVVKREYCHENNNEELRERVTAETYEACYEVAKKQLTNKAERMDSFMVIRDEFIEKYTEENAENEEIDLDQHIGLIKRYYHDVEKEAMRRMILDDKIRLDGRATNEIRPIWGETNYLPGAHGSSIFTRGETQSLTSVTLGTKMDIKKIDGVTFQGTEKFLLHYNFPPFCVGDPKTPRGTSRREIGHGNLALRGLKRMIPEDFPYVVRIMSDILESNGSSSMATVCAGTMGMMDAGIKIKKPVSGIAMGLITDKGAEKYAVLSDILGDEDHLGDMDFKVTGTADGITATQMDIKVDGLPYEVLAEALQQAKEGRLHILGEMLKVIPEPREDYKPNVPRIEIVMVPKDMIGAIIGPGGKVIQAIQEETETVIVIEEVEDQGRVEISGQGLEPIEAAKAKIKAITALPEVGEVYQGKVKSVVSFGAFIEIIPGKEGLLHVSEMAWERVENAEDFAKEGETVEVKLIGIDEKTGKLKLSRKVLLPKPEGYVERPPRENRGGDRRGSDRRGGDFRGGDRRGGDRRRDDRRGGDRREFRPRRDND, translated from the coding sequence ATGGTAAACGCTACAGTTAAAACAATCGAACTTGCCGACGGCAGGACGATTACCATTGAAACCGGCAAATTGGCAAAACAAGCCGATGGTTCGGTAGTGGTTCGAATGGGTGACACCATGTTGCTGGCAACAGTTGTGTCGGCAAAAGAAGCTAAAGAAGATGTAGACTTTATGCCGGTATCGGTTGATTATCGCGAAAAATTTTCAGCCGCAGGTCGTTTCCCCGGAGGGTTCCTAAAAAGAGAAGCTCGCCCCAGTGACGACGAAATTTTAGTAGCACGTTTAGTAGACCGTGCTCTTCGTCCGCTTTTCCCGGACGATTACCACGCAGAAACAGCAGTGATGATCTCACTGATTTCTGTTGGAAAAGACGAAATGCCAGATGCATTGGCAGGATTAGCTGCTTCGGCAGCCATTGCAGTTTCAGATGTTCCTTTTGAAACGCCTATTTCAGAATGTCGTGTTGCCCGTATTAACGGCGAATACGTAATCAACCCAACTCGTGTACAGATGGAAGAAGCCGACCTTGAAATTATGGTTGGGGCATCGTACGAGAACATTATGATGGTTGAAGGCGAAATGAATGAGGTTTCGGAAGAAGTAATGTTGGAAGCCATAAAAGTGGCGCACGAAGAAATTAAAAAGCAGTGTAAAGTTCAGGAAGAACTGGCTGCCGAACTTGGTGTTGTAAAACGTGAGTATTGCCACGAAAACAACAACGAAGAGTTACGCGAACGTGTAACCGCAGAAACTTACGAAGCTTGTTACGAAGTTGCCAAAAAGCAACTAACCAACAAAGCCGAGCGCATGGATTCGTTTATGGTAATTCGCGATGAGTTCATCGAGAAATACACAGAAGAAAATGCGGAAAACGAGGAAATTGATTTAGACCAGCACATTGGTTTAATTAAAAGATATTACCACGATGTTGAAAAAGAAGCCATGCGCCGCATGATTCTTGACGACAAAATTCGTTTAGACGGACGTGCAACCAACGAAATTCGTCCTATTTGGGGTGAAACAAACTATTTGCCGGGTGCACACGGTTCATCTATTTTTACGCGTGGCGAAACTCAATCGCTGACTTCGGTTACATTGGGTACAAAAATGGACATTAAGAAAATTGACGGTGTAACTTTCCAGGGAACTGAAAAATTCTTGTTACACTACAACTTTCCTCCATTTTGTGTTGGCGATCCAAAAACACCACGTGGAACCAGCCGTCGTGAAATTGGACACGGTAACCTGGCCTTGCGCGGTTTAAAAAGAATGATTCCTGAAGATTTCCCATACGTTGTTCGTATTATGTCCGATATTTTAGAGTCAAACGGTTCATCGTCGATGGCAACTGTTTGTGCCGGAACAATGGGAATGATGGATGCCGGTATTAAAATTAAAAAACCGGTATCGGGTATCGCAATGGGATTGATTACCGATAAAGGTGCTGAAAAATACGCTGTCCTTTCTGACATTTTAGGTGACGAAGACCACCTTGGCGACATGGACTTTAAAGTAACCGGTACTGCCGATGGTATTACCGCTACACAAATGGACATTAAAGTTGACGGACTTCCTTATGAAGTACTAGCCGAAGCATTGCAACAGGCAAAAGAAGGTCGTTTGCACATTTTGGGCGAAATGCTGAAAGTGATTCCAGAGCCACGCGAAGATTACAAACCAAATGTTCCTCGTATCGAAATCGTTATGGTTCCGAAGGACATGATTGGTGCAATTATCGGACCTGGTGGAAAAGTAATTCAAGCTATTCAGGAAGAAACTGAAACGGTTATTGTTATCGAAGAAGTTGAAGATCAGGGTAGAGTTGAAATTTCGGGACAGGGACTGGAGCCAATTGAAGCTGCAAAAGCGAAAATTAAGGCCATTACTGCTCTTCCTGAAGTAGGTGAAGTATACCAGGGTAAAGTAAAATCGGTAGTTTCTTTCGGAGCATTTATCGAAATTATTCCTGGAAAAGAAGGACTGTTGCACGTATCTGAAATGGCTTGGGAGCGCGTTGAAAACGCAGAAGACTTTGCCAAAGAAGGTGAAACAGTAGAAGTGAAACTGATCGGTATTGATGAAAAAACCGGCAAACTGAAACTTTCGCGCAAAGTGTTGCTTCCAAAACCTGAAGGTTATGTGGAGCGCCCACCAAGAGAAAACCGTGGTGGTGACCGCAGAGGCAGCGACCGCCGTGGTGGTGATTTCAGAGGTGGTGATCGCAGAGGTGGAGACAGAAGACGTGATGACCGCAGAGGTGGTGATCGCAGAGAATTCCGTCCTCGTCGCGATAACGACTAA
- a CDS encoding SoxR reducing system RseC family protein, whose product MGNWSEELHNKIDEQLQGSRDKDLRFFRIDEFKRNISRVDDFSGNCPTCQKVRIDVTEAVDTIGKAVNHVGKQRRDYDRLITRLSKHIQKEHGFYAPYYFTYLISFFGIIGGSILGYLLMQLNADIKLELFLIGFSIGLLPTYVMGYLKDKKIRKEKRLM is encoded by the coding sequence ATGGGCAACTGGTCAGAAGAACTTCATAATAAAATAGACGAACAATTACAAGGCAGCAGAGATAAAGACCTGCGCTTTTTCCGTATCGACGAATTTAAACGTAATATTTCGCGTGTTGATGATTTTTCTGGCAACTGCCCCACATGCCAAAAAGTCCGGATCGATGTTACAGAAGCAGTTGACACGATCGGCAAAGCAGTAAACCACGTTGGCAAACAGCGCCGCGATTACGACCGGCTGATAACCCGTCTTTCAAAACACATACAAAAAGAACACGGTTTTTACGCGCCGTACTATTTCACCTACCTTATTTCATTCTTTGGAATTATTGGCGGCTCTATTCTGGGCTACCTGCTTATGCAACTGAATGCCGACATTAAACTCGAGCTATTCCTTATTGGTTTTTCCATCGGACTGTTGCCAACTTACGTTATGGGGTATTTAAAAGACAAAAAGATCAGAAAAGAGAAAAGGCTAATGTAG